The DNA segment CTATATTAACTATAGAGGAGCTTTGGATGATTTGCAATAATCTATTTATGGTGGTGGAAATTAATTTCCTACTGTCAAACTATCGGTGAGGATTTTATGGTTTTTGAAGCAGACTCTTTAATGATAAATTCAGCTTTTGTCCTAATCTGTACGGCAATGGTTATACTTATGACGCCTGGTGTGGGATTTTTCTATGGGGGGCTTGTCAGAAAGAAGAACCTCATATCAATGGTTATGCTCTCTTTTGTTTCACTGGCACTTGTTACCGTGCAGTGGGTTGTTCTTGGGTACAGCCTTTCTTTTGGCCATGATATCGGCGGCATTATAGGCGGCCTGGATTATTTTATGCTCCAGGGAGTCGGAATGAATGGTGAACCCGTCCCTGATATGCTTTTTATGATATTCCAGCTTGCTTTTGCTGCTATTACTCTTGCGATAGTAACCTCTGCTGTTGCAGAAAGGATAAAATTAAGTTCATTCATAATATTCGGACTGTTATGGACAACTTTTATTTATGACCCGCTTGTTCACTGGGTATGGGGCGGTGGCTGGATGCAGGCACTGGGTGTTGTTGACTTCGCCGGTGGTATTGTTGTCCATATAGGTGCTGGTTTTGCCGCACTTGCACTGGCACTTGTTATCGGAGCAAGGCTTGGATTCGGAGAAAACAGCCTGGAACCGCATAATATTCCGTTGACTCTTCTCGGAGGAGCACTTCTGTGGTTTGGCTGGTTCGGCTTTAATGCAGGCAGTGCACTTGGAATAAATGAAACTGCAATAAATGCATTTGTCGTAACGAACATTTCGGCGGCTTCCGGAGCTCTTTCGTGGATGGCAGTCTCGTGGGTTAAGAGCAAGCCAAGTTCACTTGGTATGATTTCGGGTGCGATTGCAGGACTTGGTGCAATAACACCTGCAGCTGGTTTTGTAGGCCCGGTCTCTGCAATGTGTATCGGTGCAGTCGCAGGAGCCCTGTGCTACGAGGCACTTTTATTTCGTATGAGACACAGTCTTGACGAATCGCTGGATGCATGGGCGATACACGGGGTCGGTGGTCTCTGGGGGACAATTGCAATTGGCATATTTGCAGTGCCTGTAATCGGTGGTGTAAGCGGACTTTTTGCGGGAGGAAATACCCAGATGGTCCTGCAGGTTGCAGGAGCGCTTTCTGCCGTGTTATTTGCCTTTTGCGGTACATTTGTTATTTCAAAATTTGTGGATACAATCTTTGGCCTTAGAGTTACAGAGGATGAAGAATATGTCGGACTTGATATCTCACAACACGGAGAGACTATGAATTAATCTGCTGAAAATATTTCAATGCTCGTATTTTTGGCGGTTTCGAGGTCTTTTGAGGGTTTAAAATGAATGAATGCAAAAAAATACTCCGGAAACTGAAAAATGAAAACTGGAAAGTGCGTAGCGAAGCGGTTGATCAAATCGGGTCTATATCCAGTCCTGAACAGGCTGTGGAACTGATATCCATTGTTGAAAATGAGAAATGGTTTGTCCTGGAGTCTGTTGCCGGCGGTCTTTCTCTTATTACCGACAGGTCAGTTTTAAAGGCAATAGATGAATCACTGAAAAATCACAGGTGGTTTATTCCGCAGGGTGTGCGCGCCCTTTTGAAGGCTGGATATTATCCTGATGTTTCTGCTGTTGCCGGTGCCCTCTCTGATTCCGATCCTGTGATAAGACGGTACGCGGCAGATGCCCTTGGGCTTATCGGGGATATCAGGGCTGTTTCCTTCCTTACTGATTGCGTGGAGGACAATGACTCTGGGGTAAGGACAAGGATAATTCTTGCTCTTGGAAAACTTTCCGAATCTGAAACGAAACCTTCAGGTGCAGTTTTAAATGCACTGTCTGATGAGTCTTCTGATGTCAGAAAAACGGCGGCATTTGTTATCGGCAAAATGAACCTGAAAGAGGTTCCTGAAGAACTTACGAGACTTCTTGACGATAAAAACAAGTATGTCAGAAGGTCTGCATCTGATGCAGTCGAGCGTATATCTGTCAGAAAATAAGTTCATATTTTTTAGAACCGAATAATTAATAGCCCCCCGGACAGGAGTCTTCTGCATGAGCGGGATATCAGGAGTACTTTTTGATCTTGACGGGGTCTTTTATGTGCGGGACAATTTGATAAAAGGAGCCTTAGAGGCCGTTGAAGTGTTGACTGAAGCAAAAATCCCCTTCAGGTGTCTTTCAAATACGACAAGAAAGTCTTCCGCGTCAGTTGCTGAAAAACTGGAAAGTTTAGGATTTTCAATTCCCGGTTCACACATAATTACTCCTGCTGTTGCCGCATCCGAAATGCTTTCCTCCCAAGGTGTCAGAAAATGCTTTTTTATGATAACAGGTAATGTATCAGACGATTTTTTGTCAAAAGGAATTGTTCACGATGAAGAGAACCCTGAAGCCGTTGTTGCAGGTGATGCCGGCGACAACTTTAACTATGGGTCATTAAATAAGGCTTTCAGACTTCTTAACCGTGGTATTCCGTTTTATGCCCTAGAAAAAGACAAATACTGGATGGATTCTGACGGCCTTTCATTATCGGCCGGCCCGTTCGTGAAAGGACTTGAATACGCTTCAGGGGTAGAGGCTGTTCTTGTCGGAAAACCTTCGCCTGATTACTTTAATGCGGCACTTGCTTCAATGGAAAAAAAACCTGAAGATGTCATGATGATAGGAGATGACATCAACACTGATGTCGGGGGATCACAGAATGCCGGTATGAAGGGAGTTCTTGTAAAAACAGGAAAATTCAGCGGGGACAGATTTTTAAAATCAGGTGTAACCCCTGACGGTATAATAGATTCTGTTGCAGATCTTCCAAAATTTCTTGGAATTGAGTGATTTTATTATTTTCTGTTTTGCTTTTCTTTAAAGGTTTTTTAAAATACATCCGTCAGCCTGTGCGTATCAAAAATCTCAGGTCAGGCTTTAGGATGCAATTGTAAAAACAATCCGGTAATATATCTGTTTTGGAAAAAGGATATTTGCAGGTCAGGGCTATAAATATATAAAAAAAGATGTCTGGATGAAAATGTCTTTTTAATTTTAATTAAGGATACTGTTATGTCTGATGAGGAGAACCGCGGTACACTGTTTATCGAAAATGATGATGATTTTTTAAACGAATTATCAGAATACCTTGACGTATTGTCAAATCCGGTAAGGCTGAAAATACTGAAATATATAGAAAAAGAGCCGCATGATGTCAGGGAAATTTCTTATGAAGTAGGAGTAAGCTATGAAAATACGAAAAAGCATATCCAGAAGCTTCACCTTGCAGGTATAATACGAAAAGAAACCGGTGTCAGCAGCAGAAAATCAAAAGGAATTCATCCTGTATGGAAATATTCAATCATGCCCGGAGGTATTGAAGCCGTATTCAGAAATCTCCAGGTATTCAGTGAGATAAACCTGGCTCCTGACAATGCGTTTATAGGAGAAAGGATACAGAATTTAAAAAAACGCCTCTCCGATGACGTTTCCGGTGATACTCCCCTTTTATTCATTGTAGGAGGTCCTGATGACGGTAAAGCGTATCCTCTGGATAAACCTGTTATGAGAATAGGTCGTTCTGACGGGAATTCCACTTATGTTCCGAAAGACGGGGATGTCGTGTTCCCTGATTTTTACGGGGCGGTTTCGAGAATTTCAAAGCCCCACTGCACTCTTTATGATGAAGGCGGGAGCTGGTATATTGAAGATAAAAGCAGTACTGGTGGTACTTACATAAACGGTGAGCTTATTGAAAAAGAAATCCGGCACAGAATAAACGACGGGGATATAATAGAGCTGTCCACTGGTGCAAGGTCAGGAAAAATTGTTGTTTCATACCCTGAAGAATAATTGTATATCTTAAGGGTTTTATTGCCCTTCCTCTTTTATGTTTTCACTTATCCCTATAGTATTATACGTTTTTCTTATTTTCAGAGGGTTTTTTTCTGACTTATTTCATCCTGTATTTCTGAAATCATTATTTATTATTCAAAATCCAAAATATGTGCATAATATATTCCGGGGTTGCAGTTTCTTTGCCGTATGATAGATTTCTTTTATTGATTTTTTTTGTGGCAATGCTTTTACCAGCTTTGGCTGTAGCTGCCGGGACAGATAATGTCTCTGAAAATGCAATGGTTTCATATGAAGACGGCGGAAGTAATCCTGTTTTGAGTTCCCAGAATACGTCTGCGGATTCAGCTGATGATGAGAATTTCAAGAATTATATGAGAGCTTTCAGCTCCAATATAATTC comes from the Methanomicrobium sp. W14 genome and includes:
- a CDS encoding ammonium transporter; protein product: MVFEADSLMINSAFVLICTAMVILMTPGVGFFYGGLVRKKNLISMVMLSFVSLALVTVQWVVLGYSLSFGHDIGGIIGGLDYFMLQGVGMNGEPVPDMLFMIFQLAFAAITLAIVTSAVAERIKLSSFIIFGLLWTTFIYDPLVHWVWGGGWMQALGVVDFAGGIVVHIGAGFAALALALVIGARLGFGENSLEPHNIPLTLLGGALLWFGWFGFNAGSALGINETAINAFVVTNISAASGALSWMAVSWVKSKPSSLGMISGAIAGLGAITPAAGFVGPVSAMCIGAVAGALCYEALLFRMRHSLDESLDAWAIHGVGGLWGTIAIGIFAVPVIGGVSGLFAGGNTQMVLQVAGALSAVLFAFCGTFVISKFVDTIFGLRVTEDEEYVGLDISQHGETMN
- a CDS encoding HEAT repeat domain-containing protein; this encodes MNECKKILRKLKNENWKVRSEAVDQIGSISSPEQAVELISIVENEKWFVLESVAGGLSLITDRSVLKAIDESLKNHRWFIPQGVRALLKAGYYPDVSAVAGALSDSDPVIRRYAADALGLIGDIRAVSFLTDCVEDNDSGVRTRIILALGKLSESETKPSGAVLNALSDESSDVRKTAAFVIGKMNLKEVPEELTRLLDDKNKYVRRSASDAVERISVRK
- a CDS encoding TIGR01458 family HAD-type hydrolase yields the protein MSGISGVLFDLDGVFYVRDNLIKGALEAVEVLTEAKIPFRCLSNTTRKSSASVAEKLESLGFSIPGSHIITPAVAASEMLSSQGVRKCFFMITGNVSDDFLSKGIVHDEENPEAVVAGDAGDNFNYGSLNKAFRLLNRGIPFYALEKDKYWMDSDGLSLSAGPFVKGLEYASGVEAVLVGKPSPDYFNAALASMEKKPEDVMMIGDDINTDVGGSQNAGMKGVLVKTGKFSGDRFLKSGVTPDGIIDSVADLPKFLGIE
- a CDS encoding FHA domain-containing protein is translated as MSDEENRGTLFIENDDDFLNELSEYLDVLSNPVRLKILKYIEKEPHDVREISYEVGVSYENTKKHIQKLHLAGIIRKETGVSSRKSKGIHPVWKYSIMPGGIEAVFRNLQVFSEINLAPDNAFIGERIQNLKKRLSDDVSGDTPLLFIVGGPDDGKAYPLDKPVMRIGRSDGNSTYVPKDGDVVFPDFYGAVSRISKPHCTLYDEGGSWYIEDKSSTGGTYINGELIEKEIRHRINDGDIIELSTGARSGKIVVSYPEE